Within the Syngnathoides biaculeatus isolate LvHL_M chromosome 13, ASM1980259v1, whole genome shotgun sequence genome, the region ACAGACGTATGGTCGCTCCCCAGTGTGAACACGCATATGACGAGTTAGTTTGTGCGCCATGGTAAATCCTTTTTGGCACACAGTGCATTTGTAGGGCCTCTCTCCTGTGTGGGTGCGTCTGTGTATCTGCAGCTCACCGGCTGATGCGAAAGTTTTGCCGCAGTCGGAACACAGGTATGGTTTCTCTCCCGTATGGGTCCGTATGTGTACGGTGAGGCTTGTTAACATGAAGAAACGTTTCTCACAGTACGTGCACTGATGTGGCCGCTCGCCTGTGTGAATGCGATTGTGACGAGTCAGGTCGTGTTTGTTCTTGAAGGATTTGCCACAAAGTGCACAAAtatgtgttttttgtgttcTGTGGCTCTCCTCATGAGAAGCCAAAGATCCTGAAGAAGGAAACATTTTCCCACATTGCGTGCACTGATTGGACAGCCCAACAGGATGAATCTTCTGATGAAATTTCACCTCACTCATACTCGAGAACTTCTCCCCACACTTCCTGCATGTGAAGATCCGCTTTTGAGTGTGAAACAGCTCATGCTTTTCCAAGTGGCACATCCTCTTATAGCTTTTTCCACAGTGAGAACAGTCAAATGTTCGTGTATTGTGAACACATTGATGTTTAAATTTGTGCTGTATTGACTGAAAGCTATTGCTACATTTGAGGCAAACATATGCAGCTTTTGTGCACTGTGACCGTCTGTGACTAGATAGATCTGAGCTTCTCCTAAAAGCCTTTCCACATTGAGTACACTTGTAAGGCATCTCTCCAGTGTGGATCCTCTGATGTTCCAGGAGCTCATAACGATAAATGTAGCACTTGCTACAGTGAGCGCATCTATGTGCAACTCTTTGCTGCTGAGGGCCAGCGGTAGAGGTGGACAATCCAGAATGGAGAGCTGATGTGGAAAGAGCTGGCGAGGTGGCTAAAGCTTGGTCATCCAAAGCAGAAAGCACAACTGCTGTTCCTTCTTCCTTGCTATTGCACAGATTTGTCAGAACCATTCCTTCCTGAGAGCAAATCTCAGGTTCCTGCTGGGCTACAGATACCCTTGTGATTTCTTCAACCTCTGTGGTACTCAATGGGAAGCACTCTTGACTGTCATCATTCAAGGAGGAGGTTGTCTCCCTAGTTGAAACAGGGACAGCAAGTGAAGAGACGAGTTGCTCTTCTGAGGTAGACGTATCTATAAAGAGAAAAGACACTACTTCATTATGTCAGCATTGAATCTTTAACACCACTTTCAAGCATTTATTTGAAAGCTGGATTCCAGtaaacatttgcatttgtttcccATGACATTTCGTCGGATGAGGGGTGGGTGAGTCGCTCTCTCCATACACATGCACAGTATGTTATGCCTTTAGTTAATTCAATTAAGATCTGTATGATGATGCTCATTAACATAACCTAATCAAGTAAACTGTATTTTTGgatgaaatgatttaatttttaatgcaaaaacattttagaaatgggactatttaaaaaaaaaagtataattaaaaaatatatatacatatatttatagaagggcggcatggtggatcagctggaaagcattggcctcacagttgtgaggactctggttcgatcccagccaACATTGCCTCTAATTTGATGTTTCTGAGCAAACACCCTAAGCCTGTGAGCGCCCCCATTGAACACTGTGACAACATCAGGCggatgcactgtggtcagatcggtgttatccattgaagttgGATCCctcaaaagattcagattacagcatttacattaccaaaaaatgtgtttttgcaaacttgcaatgaaaatgtcaacaaacaaaaaaaaaaaagcattgctaactaaaccaagccaactatgaactataaatttgaaaggtcgtttgcaactttgtttcatttttttttttaacccacaatatccctgtctgtttttcttggtgtaaaactgaattattgcttgcagaatatctttggcaatgcacgttgaaagctaaatgatgctcctaaacagttttaaggttaatgttatgagatctcttatttttaaaatacagaattagctttttgtgcacagtattgtctgtgctttcatactTAATCAGGCTatgccaaggtgaaattttaacattatacaccatgtcatcctgtactttctactttggcttaagACCTGACCTTTTTTgctcaaaaaagacaaaatcttctccagtttcaccactttttcttcttcactattattattcacatactccaacattcCTTAAagcaaaagcatttcttttttttttttttttacttttgccattattatcgagagtaaacataagcagcatgtctaactcgtccTTGCTcgacattgcccagactgtgtctttaactaaagcaccggtggtgggcggtgtttgtagttatgagtgtacccctttaggagcaggaggtgggcggtgccaggtaaacaaggaagtagagtgtgtggaaTGGTGTGGCCGAGCTGCAGCTTGTTCGAGACCGTGTgctgctgtgtttaaaaaaaataaaaaaataaataaataaataaaagacaggctgtggttcattgcgctggatcagttttcatgtgcagtGTGCGGTACAAGTGGgcaattgcgcagcttagagggaacatggATCccagacctccctgtgtggaaattgcatgtgctccccgtgcctgcgtgggttttctcctggcactccggcttcctcccgcattccaaaaacatacggcattaattggacacgaagttgccccttggtgtgattgtgagtgcagctgtttgtctccatgtgctccgcgattggctggcaaccagttcaggatgtactccgcctcctgcccgttgacagttgggataggttccagcattcccatgaccctcgtgaggataagcggctaagaaaatggatggatggatattcatgcATCAATTTACAGATAAAGTGAGTCCCAGGAAGTACATGTCTGAAAACAATGAGCCCTTGTCCTGGAATGACTCCCTGCAATTTATCATCACAGAGAACAGATACAGTATTTCTCAGTTATTTTAACTAGTGTTGCTTTGCGGTCCTGCTATACTTCAGaattttatttgaacatttgcGCAATATTTTTATTACCCATTGTTCTTGGTCtctcaatatattttttcagcCTGCCACGGTAACATTTTTAGGACGATATAGAGTAGAAGCCAGACGTTTACAcaaactgtggaaaaaaaaaattctcactgtctgaagtcaaatcagactaaactacTCCTGTTTCAAgttagtcaggatcaccaaaatgaatacattttgttaAACGCCACAATAACGAGAGAGAAAATTAataattctcatccctgaacaAGATCTCTGTACATTGAGATGATGATTTAACTGGCATGACCTTGTACGTTATCATTTTTCTCTTGAACATTGTCAACCTGAAAGGTTTTTCTGAATAAAGGAACATAAGTGTATGGAGTCGATCAGTGTTCTATGTTACACAGGCAGGCATTTATACAGAAAACTAACTGATACTGTAACACAGACAAAGAGACTTACCATTGGTGTTCATCTTGGCTAATTTTCCTCTTTGAATTGTGCCTTTGAGCACTACTGTGAAGTCCTCAGCTTCACAAGGATACTGCATGTAGTCTTCTAACAGTGACGGTGCATTATCGCCAATCCACATTGATgtctgtttaaaaacaaacaaaaaaaccagtgtcaatatccatcaatttctttgccgtttatcctcacgagggtcatggggagtgctgtagcctatcccagctgtcaacaggcaggaggcgggatacaccctgaactggttgctagacaatcgcagggcacatcgagacaaacagccatttaatgtgtccaattaatgttgcatgtttttggaatgtgggaggaaactggagtgcccggagaaaacccacacaggcacgggtagaacatgcacactccatataggcgggtccgggattgaacccaggacctcagaactgtgactttccagctgacccaccattcCACCCAGTGTTAATATGCAGagctaaaaatgttttctagTGTGCAACAGTAATGATCATGCCTGTTTGAAATCCGGAATAAGTAACAGCTCATCCAATCTGGTGAAGAACTCCGACACCAAGGTTTCCAGTGCCGTATCAAAGTCTGGCCCATAATGCACTAGGAACTCATTCTGGGAAGGAATGATGATAAAGATTAAACACTTTTTATTGTACCTCTTTATGgcaaaactgtgacaaaaatggataCACACACCTTCAGGAAGTGTTGTCTCCATTCATGGTCATCCACAAGTCTCTGAACAAGTGCTACCAAATGTTTCTCAAAACCTCCATTTGTTGGATGAGCCTGTTAAGAATAAAATACATCCTCCATGGAGCATCAGCCTGACATTATGTGATGCCGACCAATAAAGAATTGACTAGGGAACACACACCTGGTCTGAGATGCCAGATAGAATGCTCTCCAAAACACCTTTAACACACTTAACATCCTGATCAGAGCTTAACATCTGTAAAGACATCAGCAAATACAATGATAgttaaaataatgtatctgaCCAGTATATTGAAAAGTAGAGCTTCCAATTCAATAGTATTAGTAAAAGGAAATGTAATATTGTCAATCACTGGAATTTTATAAACTCTACCAAGCATATCTACTTCTTAAAAATGCAATCATAATCATCATTACCTTAATTTTCAATCCTAGCGTAATCAGCTTCCTTTGTCTGTTAGTCAATATATCAGGGATGGCTTCATTCACCAAGGAGATAAACTCCACCACTTTCCCATAATGCCTGGTCCTCCGCAAATGAACCACTTTCCACATGATGGCAGACATCAACCGCAGAGGTGGGACCAGGAGCCTCAGCGAAGGCAAAGGCAAAGGATTTTCTGTCCGACCAAAAGAAGTATTGTCAACAAACAGGTACAGTCAGATAcactattcattaaaaaaagtcaggaaCATTCTTTTGGATAAAATTTCAGGATGAGTCTAAAATGGATTAACATTTAAACTGGATTGGGAAGGACTGTGAGTGTATCAGAGTCAAGATCCACTCCAGCGTCAACCTCTAATGTGCAACTGTTCAATGATTCAGTACTTTTTACACAACTTTATGTTTTCCGAGGAgataaacaggaaaaaaatcattaaaaggTGTCTGATCCAGGAATCAGGCAACACATTTCAAAAGGCTTCAAACATGATGTTCTCGTAGGTATCAGCAGATGGACATTAATACAGAGAAACTgaaaagggggaggaaaaaaaaaaggaaaaaaaaaaatcacaggaagTCTTTAGGTCTACTTTGTTCATGGACAAAACACCTTTTCAGaatttaaactccacacagggagggctgggattgaacccgagtcctcaaaaacgtgaggccaatgctttccagccgAGACACCGTGCTGCCAGTACAGTCATCACACTGAATGCAAATAAACTCCTAATGATTAAAGAGGTTAACCATTACAATCTAAATATGTTAAATGTGAAATAATCACTAACAAATTGCTTCACGTTAAAAAGGCTTAACGTCGGACACAGTTTCATGTTTGTAAATTGTGAAGCAACCTTTTTGGACGGTTAAACCCCTTGATTTTCAATGCGTTTGATTCTATAAATGACTGTAGCTGCAAAGGCAACctgtacaaacattttaaaaaaaaaa harbors:
- the LOC133511102 gene encoding zinc finger protein ZFMSA12A-like, which produces MENPLPLPSLRLLVPPLRLMSAIMWKVVHLRRTRHYGKVVEFISLVNEAIPDILTNRQRKLITLGLKIKMLSSDQDVKCVKGVLESILSGISDQAHPTNGGFEKHLVALVQRLVDDHEWRQHFLKNEFLVHYGPDFDTALETLVSEFFTRLDELLLIPDFKQTSMWIGDNAPSLLEDYMQYPCEAEDFTVVLKGTIQRGKLAKMNTNDTSTSEEQLVSSLAVPVSTRETTSSLNDDSQECFPLSTTEVEEITRVSVAQQEPEICSQEGMVLTNLCNSKEEGTAVVLSALDDQALATSPALSTSALHSGLSTSTAGPQQQRVAHRCAHCSKCYIYRYELLEHQRIHTGEMPYKCTQCGKAFRRSSDLSSHRRSQCTKAAYVCLKCSNSFQSIQHKFKHQCVHNTRTFDCSHCGKSYKRMCHLEKHELFHTQKRIFTCRKCGEKFSSMSEVKFHQKIHPVGLSNQCTQCGKMFPSSGSLASHEESHRTQKTHICALCGKSFKNKHDLTRHNRIHTGERPHQCTYCEKRFFMLTSLTVHIRTHTGEKPYLCSDCGKTFASAGELQIHRRTHTGERPYKCTVCQKGFTMAHKLTRHMRVHTGERPYVCSECGKAFSSSTQLKIHNMNHTGVRPYTWSRKVLEPIPAVKGQEAGYTLNWLPANHRAHGDRQQSHPGEI